One window of the Aquila chrysaetos chrysaetos chromosome 8, bAquChr1.4, whole genome shotgun sequence genome contains the following:
- the RBM7 gene encoding RNA-binding protein 7: MGAAAAEADRTLFVGNLDPKVTEELIFELFHQAGPVIKVKIPKDRDGRPKQFAFVNFKHEESVPYGLSLLNGIKLYGRPIKIQFRSGSSHASQDGNPSLSPHGAANTSPSGAPHPASNCSRYDRSPDGVVAAGFSSAQRSLPSADNLQRQAVMNSTMWQQPQFGGKYEQPSFPLPAYQHAPHAFHPSPASQMPRRPEVPAQRKGRLSAHPYHPDSRHFGREQRFGERGPDYGRGKREEYGFEERGHDAEHHYRGGQRGACL; encoded by the exons atgggggcggcggcggccgaggcGGATCGGACCCTTTTCGTGGGGAACCTGGACCCCAAGGTCACCGAGGAGCTCATCTTCGAGCTGTTCCACCAG GCGGGTCCGGTGATTAAGGTGAAGATCCCGAAGGACAGAGACGGCAGACCCAAGCAGTTCGCGTTCGTGAATTTCAAACACGAGGAGTCGGTCCCCTACGGGTTGAGCCTGCTGAATGGCATCAAGCTGTACGGGAGGCCCATCAAAATCCAGTTCCGATCAG ggAGCAGTCATGCATCTCAGGACGGCAATCCATCTTTGTCCCCGCACGGAGCCGCCAACACCAGCCCCTCTGGCGCGCCGCATCCAGCATCAAACTGCAGCAG atacGACAGGAGTCCTGATGGTGTGGTAGCAGCGGGATTCTCGTCAGCGCAGCGGTCTCTGCCGTCGGCCGATAACCTTCAGAGACAAGCGGTG atGAACAGCACCATGTGGCAGCAACCTCAGTTTGGGGGGAAGTATGAGCAGCCCAGCTTCCCCCTGCCTGCCTACCAGCACGCTCCCCACGCTTTTCACCCCTCGCCGGCCTCCCAAATGCCGCGGCGCCCAGAGGTGCCGGCCCAGCGCAAGGGCAGGCTGAGCGCCCACCCCTACCACCCGGACAGCAGGCACTTCGGCCGCGAGCAGCGCTTCGGGGAGCGGGGACCCGACTACGGCAGGGGCAAGAGGGAGGAGTATGGCTTTGAGGAGAGGGGGCACGACGCTGAGCATCACTACCggggggggcagagaggagCCTGCCTATGA
- the NNMT gene encoding LOW QUALITY PROTEIN: nicotinamide N-methyltransferase (The sequence of the model RefSeq protein was modified relative to this genomic sequence to represent the inferred CDS: inserted 2 bases in 2 codons), which yields MQNLRGLFKMFSLDGLRGDTLIDVGRGPTIYQFLTACEXENITLDYADQNRRELEKWLRNEAEAFDWRPVVKYVCLLAGEKWAAKEEKLRKKVRQVLKCDVTTANPADPVSLPLADCLLSTLHLEATCKDLATFRSGLRNVSALVKPGGXLVMVTVLQETYYAFNKQVFSCLCLERNVVEEAVEGTGFDVKFSKVQSYLPSDVHVDREAPLSLVAGRCASITR from the exons ATGCAAAACCTGAGGGGCCTGTTTAAAATGTTCTCCTTGG ATGGGCTGAGGGGTGATACCCTGATAGACGTTGGCCGTGGCCCCACCATCTACCAGTTTCTGACCGCTTGTG CGGAGAACATCACCTTGGACTATGCGGACCAGAACCGCCGGGAGCTGGAGAAGTGGCTGAGGAACGAAGCAGAAGCCTTCGACTGGAGGCCAGTGGTGAAATACG tttgtctacTTGCTGGGGAGAAGTGGGCTGCGAAAGAggagaaactgagaaagaagGTGAGGCAGGTTCTGAAGTGCGATGTGACCACAGCCAACCCCGCAGACCCCGTGTCCCTGCCTCTTGCCGACTGCCTCCTCTCCACCCTCCACTTGGAGGCCACCTGCAAGGACCTGGCCACCTTCCGCAGCGGCCTGAGAAACGTCAGTGCCCTTGTGAAGCCGGGGG ACCTGGTGATGGTGACTGTCCTCCAGGAAACCTACTACGCCTTCAACAAGCAGGTTTTCTCGTGCCTCTGCCTGGAGAGAAACGTGGTGGAAGAAGCTGTGGAGGGCACTGGCTTTGACGTGAAGTTCAGCAAGGTCCAGTCGTACCTGCCCAGCGATGTCCACGTGGACCGTGAAGCCCCATTGAGCCTCGTGGCAGGCAGGTGCGCCTCCATCACCAGATAG